The DNA segment GCGTCAAAGAATACTTTATTGAGGGAAATGTGAAAATCGACAATAAGATATGTCAGGGGATAGAGTGTAAGCTCTGCATTAAAGCCTGCCCAACCAACGCCCTCTACTGGGGCTATGGCAGAGTAAACTTAGTTGAAGACCTATGCGTCTACTGCGCGGCCTGCGTCCTAAGCTGTATAGTCGATGACTGCATTAAGGTGACGAGGAAGAGGGCTGATGGAAAAATAGAATCCTTCAGCAAGCCGGCTGAAGCGGTTAAGCTCCTTCAAACCCTAAGCTCGAAGAGAAGAGTTAATTTAGTGAGCCGCGTTTTTCAGCATTAGGCGCTTAGGCGCTAAAAAAAGGTGGATCCATCTTGAAGATCGCTGTAGCTGGGAAGGGCGGTGTGGGAAAAACCCTGATTTCCGGAACCCTAGCGCGCGTCTATGCGCGTCAGGGTTACAGGGTGTTGGCTGTTGACGCTGATCCAGCCATGAATTTAGCGTACGCGATAGGAATTCCGCCCGAAGTCTCATCGAGAATAGTGCCTATTGCCGAGAACACTTCGCTGATAGAGGAGAGAACCGGGGCTAAACCCGGCTCAGCTTTTGGAATATTCTTTAGCTTGACGCCGACGGTTGAAGATATAGCGGATAAGTATGGTGTGATTGGGCCCGATGGCGTTAGGCTGCTTGTTATGGGAACCATAAGATCAGGTGGCTCCGGATGCGCGTGTCCCGCTAACTCGCTTATAAGCGCCTTAATCAGGCATGTAGCCCTTAAAGAAGGCGACGTCGTTGTAATGGATTTGGAGGCTGGCTTGGAGCCGCTCGGCAGGGCGACCGCTAAGGGTTTCGACGCGCTTCTCTGTGTTGTTGAGCCGAGCGCCCCATCTATAGAGACAGCGATGAGAATAAAGAATTTGGCCGGCGAAATAGGCATAAAGCGGGTTTTCTTTGTCGGAAATAAGATTTCATCTGTTGAAGATAAAGAGTATGTTGAGGAAGCCTTCAGCAAAGTTGGCCTAAACCTGTTGCATCTTATCCCATTCGATGTATGTGTGGTTAAAGCTGGGAGGCTCCGCGTGGCGCCGATAGATTATTCGCCTTCGTCGCCGGCAGTATTGGCAATCAAGGAGCTAAGCGGGAAACTGATGAGAAGCCTGCTGAAAAAGGATTGATTTATTCTGCGCCTGTTTTCCTTGTTCTAAAGCAGCCTAGGCTATCATAGATGGTATGCGCCTACTAGAGACACAAGGACAACTCCCAATAAAATTTCTTAGCTACCATTTTTCTCCGCTAGTTCCGCTAGAATAGTTTTCTTTAAGATTTCCTTTAGATCTAGCATGGCTATGTTTGATTTTAAGGTTTCTCTTCTGAGACATGAAACATAAAGTTCCCTATCGAACCTCACTACGCCATTAATCTCCAAATTTAGTTCGGCGGCTTTATCCATGACTAGCTCCCTAATGTCCTCGGTGACTTTATTCGCTATAACCCAAAATTTCTTCTTTAGGGATTGAGCTACCTTTTTTAGTATTAGGGCCAGCTCCATGGATTCGGCTGTCGGGTCAACGATGACCATTAGTCCATCGGAAACCTCTTCAAGCCTCCTGCCCACATGCTCGATTCCGGCGTCGGTATCCACCAAGACAATCTCATTCTCTCTTAAGATAAGGTTGCCGAGCAGTATTCTTGCCAATATGTTGAATGGGCATGCGCAGCCTTCGCCATACTCCCTAACCTTACCCACGGTTACGAGCTTTATCCCATCGCTGGAGGTCGCTACATACTCTTCTGGCAGCAAATCTAGCCTTACTCCTCCCCTAGCCTTTGACAACGCTTGGACTATGTCCGGCTCTATTCTCTCAAAAACTTCCTCATCCTTTTTTCCGCCAACATATTCGACGAGGGGTTTTGGCGGCTTAACCCCTAAAAGATCCGGTAAGAGAACATTGGATTCGTCGGAGTCAACGATATAGACATTAAACTTCTCTGAGAGTATTTTAGCCATAAGGACTGTTAAAGCCGTCTTGCCAGTTCCGCCCTTCCCGCAAACCATGATCTTCATGCTTAACACCGTTAAACAGTGTACATGACATTTAATTAAATGTGTTTTGCAGATTTTAGCCTACTGGCTTTCTATAATGACGATTGAGTTTAATGCGTCAATAAGCGATATCTTCATGTTCGGTAGGATTCTCTCCTCAGCGTCCACATTTAGGATCTTGATGCATCCGCGATCCGCAGCTATGAGAGCAACGTTTTCGGCGACCAGTCTTCTGCCACCGTTTCTAGCATCATTAACATAGATTTTTAAGAGGCACATGGATTTTCCGCCCTCTCTTCAGATATTATTAGATATTAGAATGTTTTCCTCAAGATATACCTATGGTTCCCGCTGGCGCAATTAACAGAGAAGTTTATAGATGTCTTTCTTAACCTTATAATGAATGATGTTTAATGGACGCCTCCATATATCGAGAGATCATCGAGCATATAATGAGCGTACCAAAACCCACACCCAAGGATGTTCAAGCAGCCAAGATTAAGGTTGCTGAAAAATATGATTTAAGCGCGCTGCCACCGAACTCTGAACTCATAAAATTTCTGAGGCCGGAAGAGAGGCCTAGGCTCCTCAAGGTTTTAAGAAGAAAGAGCGTTCGAACAATCTCAGGGGTCACCGTTATCGCGGTTATGGCTAAGCCGTGGCCTTGCCCCAAGAAGGAGCCATGCGCATACTGTCCGGGAGGCCCATCATACGGCGTTCCGCAGAGCTATACTGGCCGTGAGCCAGCTACGATGCGCGGCCTACAATTCGACTTCGATCCATATAGGCAGGTTAGACATAGGATTGAGCAGCTTGAAGCCATAGGCCACTCAGTCGATAAAGTTGAGTTGATAGTTATGGGCGGAACCTTTCCCGCTATGCCGGAGGACTACCAAAAATACTTCATTAAGGAGTGTTTGGATGCTGTTACTGGGTTGCGCTCAACATCGATTGAGGAGGCGAAGAAGAACGCTGAGGTAAGCCGCGTAAGGAATGTCGGCATAACCGTTGAAACGCGGCCAGACTGGTGTAAAGAGCATCAAGTTGACTTGA comes from the Candidatus Bathyarchaeia archaeon genome and includes:
- a CDS encoding 4Fe-4S binding protein, which encodes VKEYFIEGNVKIDNKICQGIECKLCIKACPTNALYWGYGRVNLVEDLCVYCAACVLSCIVDDCIKVTRKRADGKIESFSKPAEAVKLLQTLSSKRRVNLVSRVFQH
- a CDS encoding AAA family ATPase; this translates as MKIAVAGKGGVGKTLISGTLARVYARQGYRVLAVDADPAMNLAYAIGIPPEVSSRIVPIAENTSLIEERTGAKPGSAFGIFFSLTPTVEDIADKYGVIGPDGVRLLVMGTIRSGGSGCACPANSLISALIRHVALKEGDVVVMDLEAGLEPLGRATAKGFDALLCVVEPSAPSIETAMRIKNLAGEIGIKRVFFVGNKISSVEDKEYVEEAFSKVGLNLLHLIPFDVCVVKAGRLRVAPIDYSPSSPAVLAIKELSGKLMRSLLKKD
- a CDS encoding ATP-binding protein, which produces MKIMVCGKGGTGKTALTVLMAKILSEKFNVYIVDSDESNVLLPDLLGVKPPKPLVEYVGGKKDEEVFERIEPDIVQALSKARGGVRLDLLPEEYVATSSDGIKLVTVGKVREYGEGCACPFNILARILLGNLILRENEIVLVDTDAGIEHVGRRLEEVSDGLMVIVDPTAESMELALILKKVAQSLKKKFWVIANKVTEDIRELVMDKAAELNLEINGVVRFDRELYVSCLRRETLKSNIAMLDLKEILKKTILAELAEKNGS